In Nicotiana tabacum cultivar K326 chromosome 10, ASM71507v2, whole genome shotgun sequence, the DNA window tcaattacgagtccaaccatactagtttcactcaattcagaCTCCAAATCaatgtttaaaactcaaaaattcatattatgaaactttaggccaaaacccccaatttcctctttaacaTTTATCAACCaaaaggtaaaattgacaatagattcatggaatataatcaaaaccaagtagagaatacttaccccaattcatatggtgaaaattgcttcaagaatcgcatcaatccgagctccataactccaaaaatgcaaaaatggctgaaaccctcaaaatagagtactttatacttctgcccagacatcctcttTTGCGAACACGGGAacaccatcgcgttcgcgatgaacaaaaatatCATCCACCAAAATGCTCTACGAGTTCGCGGCACAAGTCTCGCCAAAGTGATACACATCGGAGACAGAACTACGCGAACGTGGCCCAAGCCTcatgaacgcgatgaagaaaggtCCTCCAGCCCAGCTCCTAGCTCGACTCTATGCAAACACAATAacccatacgcgaacgcgaataaGTCTTTCCCCAACACTACGCGAACGTGGGACATACTTCGCGATCCCGAAGAACAATTTTCTGCTACCATAAGAATACATTACGTGTTCGCGATACataccacgcgaacgcgatgaagaaacgCAACACCAGATACCAGCAGAACACAGCAGTGCAAAATGAAAGACAAATTACTTGAAAtccatccgaaacacgcccgagccccttgggaccccatccaaacataccaacaagtccaataacataacacagacctactcgaggtttcaaatcacacataacaacatcgaaacgacgaatcacacctcaattcgaaatcaataaacttgaaacttcaaacttccacaactgatgttgaaacctatcaaatcacgttcgattgacctcaatttttgcaAACAAGTAACATTTGATATTACGAACCTGCTCCCACTTCTGGAATTGAAAtttgaccccgatattaaaaaatccactcccggtcaaactttccaaaattccaacttctgcCTTTTCAAGCAAAATTctgctacagacctccaaatcacgatCTGgatgtgctcctaagtccaaaatcacccaacggagctaacagaaccatcaaaaatccaatccaaggtcaaatactacaaagtcaaaacttggtcaaacctttcaaatttaaagcttctagttaAGAATCATTCCtcaaaatcaattctgaataacctgaaaaccaaaaccgacgattcacataagtcataatacatcatacagaacTACTCATGCCCTGAAAcaatcgagcgaagtgcaaattctaaaaacgactggtcgggtcgttacaatatatatatatcctttaAAATTCTCTATTTGGAAACCAATAAGAATCCTGGTAAGATCTTTGTATAAACCTTAAAAGTTATTGAATAAAGAATGGtaaagttaataattagttaGTTTACAtgaaaaaataacataaatgtAGAGCGTCAAAAACTCTTAAAGAGAAAATGCAGAATAGCCTGATAGACACCTCTacttattttgttttgatatttcggTCCCCATACTCCATAAAGTTTCCAGTTTAGACCAGATACTTGATCTTTTACAACCGGAATTGAGATTTGGTGTTTGTGAAAGTTAGAATTCAGTAGACACTTCCCTAAAATTTGAACGAGAATCCCACCTAAAACAACTCCATATATAGCCATTAATCCTCCCATTTTTGAAAATACAACACTAGTAATACCGTCCGTAGTCACTATTTTTAGCAACCAAAACCAGCTAGAACTCCAATGAAAATGGGGATCTATGGTgagaaagagaaaggaaaaaaaagggtcGTCATAGTGAGTCTTTTCCAGCAAAGTCCCTCAAGATTCGAGGTGGTCTCCTAGTGATGTTTGATATCCCGAGGATCTATGATTTTACTCGCTGGTCATGGCCCCTGATTTCTTAGATGCCTGGGCTTTAAGAGGGTGGCGTAAAGGTAAAGAAGAGAAAAGAGGAGGTAGACAGCTAGCAAAGTTGGTCGAGTGGACTTATATCAATGTAAAAAATCGTAACAAAATGAATATAAGGTGAGTTTGCTTGTGTGTTTGCAGATGGAGGACGAATGGGTGGTGGTGTGTGGTGGTGGTAGGTGGAAGAGGGAGAGATGAAATGGGAAAAAGAGAGAGGAGGAAGGTGGGGGATACTTTTTTTTGTTGGAGAAAAAGGAGATGAAATtgagatttttataaaaaatagagaaaatgcaTAAAGACCCATTCAACTTGTCCTGAAAAATTATTTACATACCTAAACTTTACGGGTGTCCTAACACCCCGCTATTGTTAGAACAATTATATCTATTTACTCCCTCTTAAGCCCTAACCCAACTATAATAATTTGAGTGGGAACACACGCTTTATTATGAAGCCACGTAATTAAACTATTCAGTAAATAAAAATAACAGTCTTCCCACTATTTACTAACACTCTCATTCACCCCGTTAGTTAAAAATTTCCAAATTGAAGAACCATAAAGCCCAACCTTAGAAGATTCTATTTGTGatagtaggctataattacgtattttagtctcttatcacactctaatttactgcacttttattgtgtttgaactttaatcgctagtgttttgcactaattgtgtattttatgacttgtaggaGCGATTCTGatttatgtagatgttgtggaactaattcgagctatttggagctttgaagtctgagtaaaatctcAAAGGATTAAACCGAGATCGTGTTCAAGGGTCGAGGATCAATTCTGGacgtcaaaattcaaggaagaaacaATTGCTGAAGAAATGCACTAGTGCGAGGCACTGTGCGATGCACTAGTGCAAATTTTTGTCAAAAATTTCCAAAGTTCAGAGACTGGATTTTTTGTGGTCTGACAGGAAAAAGCACTAGTGCGACGCATGGGGCGACAcatgaaaatcaataaatttgcaagttttcctatttcgtCTAGGAAAAGAAGATTTCGTCTTGGctcaaccctacttggtataaacaCATGTAAAACGTTATTTTGAGGACTTTggacatactttagacctaaggaagacACACCACACTTGTaagaggcttctaactagttttttttctcttctcttctcttcctttaatttcatagtttattagttctagagttttgggtgctacatgaacgttgtagttgaAGCTTGAactgttcttattattttatcatattgggttatttattcTATTTGTGCTTAATTATTAGATTGtctgatcaccaattgaatactatttacgaatctaggattgaactcgggagataaaattctagattgcatataagattgactAGAGCAAGATCTTGAACTCGAGTATCGGGAACGAATTTACGGTTAGGATAAGAACATACCTAATCGCGTTTCTTGGTTATTATACGAAAATTATGaatgtgttcttgttaatcctaatttcataggaatataggtgtTAGGTTAGCATGAATAGGACTGTTGTACTttgggagaaggctacgagcaatattaactccgtcaatcaataaactagataaattaattagacaatttaggtagaaaactcaacgggattgttagctaacccatagctctagaatattttctcccattgagtTCGTCTTTAAGCTTGTCGTTTTTtccttaatctcttaatttgttactctaaattaattatagttaaatattcatactttaggattcacttgaatagattaattttgtgggttaatttagttgatagttaataacaagtccctgtgggtacgatatctggacttacaatcctatattacttgtcgaccacgtatacttgcgtgtgcattttGGAGCAACAATTTGCCTGACTAAAATCGATTTGCCTGACCAAAATTGAAGGGACCTATTGCAAAATCCTTCGATTTCATTGTTCTTTAGGGTTccttttgttgttattgtttcatTTGACTAGTTGGTGGAAGACCCATTCGAAGCTGAAGGTCTTTAAAGAATCAAGTTCAAATGTTGAAGTTGAATTACCTGTGAAACATTATCTATATTTGGAGGTCAATCCATTAATCATATCCTTTTCTATCATCAACCCTAAACATTATCTCTGTTTTGGTTTGTTTAATATCGTCTGTAACTAGGGTCTTGAACTTGCTTCAAatttcttcactgtaactttttTAATGTAAAATTCAGTAATAGAAATACAATTTTTAAGGCGTAATAACAAccaaattttagttttttcttgTTGCATGTGTTGTCACTTAGTTATGTCGGAATCTTATAGTAACTGCTAATCCTTAATTAGTTTATTTTCTACTATATTCAGGTATTTTAATGTCTTTTGTACTTGTTACACTGAGGTTTTTCCGTGGCGGAAAAATCTCCATGGATAAGTTACATTCCTTTTCAATGGAGAATTATGTTGGTGGGATGATTACTGATTGTCTTGATGTTGATATGTTCTCATATTTTGAGTTTCTAGGTTATGTGAAAGAGTTTGGGTACAATAGTTcttctgttgttatttatgttaGACTATCTAATTGTCCTGGTTTAGTAGTAATTAAAGTTGATAGGGACCTTATGAGTATTTGCGAAAAGTTAAAAAGTGGGAATATTTTGGAGGTATATGTAGATCACATGGTTGATGATACTGTAGTGGTCCCCCCTCTATTAGAATATGTCAGGAAAGTGAGAGGTGATAGTAATGTTACTTTTGAGAAGGAATCTAGTCAAGATTTAGGGGGTTGTGAGGGTTTGTGAACTTCTGAAAAGGAATCGAATGTTGCTGAAAATAGTGCCAATAACAGTGTGCATCAAGCTTTAGGAGATTATTAGAAAAAAATTGTATGTTGGGAGGACTATTTGTAGTAGGGCAAGAAATATTCTGTTCAATGAGATATTGGGTGATCATAAATTGGAGTATGGCAGAATATTAGATTATAGGGATGAGTTGCTTAGATCTAATCTAGGGAGTACATGTGTAGTGAAGCTTAGTGATGAAACATTTGAAGGTGGGAAGAAATGTTTGTTGGGTTCTATATTTATTTTGATGCCATGAAGAAGTCCTACTTAGCTGGTTGTAGGTCATGCATTGGGTTAGATGGATATTTTTTAAAAGGTGTATGTAGAGGCCAACTACTTGTAGCAGTTTGCAAAGATGAATATAATTAGATGCTTTCACTTGCTTGGAATGTTGTTGAGATTGAAAATATGCACACTTGGAGGTGGTTTGTCAACCTTTTAAAGGATGATCTTCAGCTTGGAGACGGTATAAATCTGACCATTATAACAGACATAAAAAAAGTAAGAATTGGtagtttattgttatttttctaCTGCTAATTAACTTTAAAATTAACCGTTATTGTTCATTTTGCAGGGGCTAATAGATATACTTCCAAATTCTGAACATAGGATGTGTGCAAGGCACATCCTAGCTAACTGGGGAGGGGCATAAAGAGAAGGAACTGCTTTTGGAGGTGTGCAAGGTCTACCTATGAGtgggaattaaaagaaaaatctggATGAAATGAATAAATTGGGTAATAAGATAGTTGATGAACTGTtgtactaaaacataaaaagatagaGCAAAGTGTATTTCAATACATTCTGCAAGTGTGATAGTGTTgacaataatatggcagaatgtTGCAATGCTTGAATTTTGGCAGCAAGGCAGAAGACTATAGTGACAATGCTTGAAGAAATAAGGGCGAAGATGATGAACAAAATATGTCAACTTAGACAGTTTCGAAAACTTGGATTACAGATTTTTCACCAATGACTATGAAAGTCTTGGAAGAGAACGAAGAAAGATCAATGAAATGTAACATTTTTTGGAGTGGTGAGTTTGGATTTGAATTGAAGCAAGGACCAGGTGCAAGTAAAGTGAACCATCTGGTGGACATCAACAAGCAAACATGCACTTGGAGAGCTTGAATGTTAAAAGGTATACCATGCGCTCATGCAGTTGCTGCCCTGCATTATAAAAATCTGGAGCCTTTGAACTATATTTCTCACTGGTACAGTAATTTCACTTACATGAAAACATACAATTACTTTCTTCAGCCTGTTTTGGGTATGAAAGCTAGAGTCACGAAACCCAACTGttataacccccccccccccccccccatgttaAGATTATGTCAGGTAGGCCAAAAAAGGTGAGAAGAAAAGAGACAGGTAAAAATAAGACAGGAAAATTGTCCAAAAGTGGAGTGGAAATGACATGTAGCAATTGTCATAACAAGAGGGGATGTCATAAAGCTACTGGAAGTAATACTGCTGCTACTTTAGCAGGTTCTGTGCCTGCAAGTGTTGGTAGTTCAAAGGCACAAAAGCAAATTACTAAAAGAGGAAGGGGTAGGCCAAAAGATTCTAAAAAAAGGTAAATTTTTTCCCTTTAaggtcatcttaagaatttttaaattataaacaGATTCTTACTTTTAATTGGTTGATGTAGGATATTGGTACTAGTAGTAATATAAGAACACAATATAACAAGCCAATGATAGTTGGGATGAGAGTTTTACACACTCAAAGTggcttcaaaattcaaaatgtaAGTTCTAAGACTACATCTCATATTTAGGTAGTCTGATTTTCTGTTGGATTTTGGCAGCCTGGAATGTCCTCTACAAACTTTaaaaatgtgaggtcttcaacagaaGTAACTGGAGATCTAGGTCATCAACCAACAAGAGGTGTTAAATGGAAAGGCAAATAAGCTATGACATCAAGGCAACTTCAATAATTGAAAGGCAAAAAAATTATTCAAACAAAGTCTAGTGCTGCTAAGTTGAGCCTGGAAAGCACCACTGCAAAACCATCCAATTGTTCAAGAGTCTATTTTGTGGCTGACTGTACTGCAATAGACTACATTTTGATAAGGATTTTTAGGCAGCTATAGACTGCATATTTCATTTTGTTAGCTTATGATGTCTGTTTTGTTGCTGCTACAATGAGAACAAAAAGTGTTTATGTAACTAAATATGCAGCTGTGACTGTTTATTAGGTTTGTTTCTTTTAGATCAATGAGGCTAAATATGTGTTTTTATACTGTTTATGCAGCTGTCCTATTATGTCTCGTCTGTCTATTGTTGTGATTAGAAACTAAAAATAGTTGTATGAAGATACATGCTTGATTGATTGCTTCTGGGCATACAAAGAAACAACAAGAACACACCTACAACACTTCAAACATTCAAACATCAATTCATTAGAAACAACACTTCATTACTATCTGTCTATTGTTGtgattaaatactaaaaatagtTGTATGAAGATACATGCTTGATTGATTGCTTCTAGGCAACAAGAACACACCTACAACACTTCAAACATTCAAACATCAATTCACTAGAAACAACACTTCATTACTTACCAAGAAAGGTTTATTACATACAAATAAAAGGTCCATTACAAACATACAAAATAACACATGCAAGCAACAACTACATACATATTGAGACAAGAACATTAGATTCAAATGGCAACTCCATTGCATCTTTTTTCAAAGACATTACTGGAAACCTACAAGCAACAAGTATAATACATATCCCCAAGATAATGAACCAAAGTACATTTTCCCTAGCCTTGGACCTAGCCAATTTGCTCTTCCACTTCTTTTTTGCCTCTTTCATCTTCTCCCTATCAACTTGTAATTTTACCAATTGAGCCTCAATCTTCTCCATCTTCTCCCCTTCTATGGTATTTTCAACCTTTAAAGCTACCCTCGGCTTGGCAAGAATTTCAAAGCCTTCTATTGCGGTCTCAAGTTCACCCATTTTGTCAAGAAACTTTGGAATAACAAATTTCGACCGAGGATCAATTTCGGAATCCTTCCAAACTCAAAAATCACAAGATCGTGGACCCTAAGatgaataaaaaaagaaaattaatcaAAGATAGTTTTTCACAACTCAGTTATTGaaagaattttcattattatttACCCCATAGTATGGACAAACCCAATATCTTCTTCCTAGGTTCCGAGGTGTCCAAGCTGTTAACAAAGGCAGCACATACCCATGGTTGCATCGAATTTCTCcacttaactcattttcttcctctTCGGTGCAAAGCCTTGTCAAATTCAAGCCTTTTGAAGGCATTGCAACAACTACAACACAAACAGACGATACCAAAGTCAGATAATTTGCTGACGAAAATATTAGAAACATCAGCCACATTACAATGTTTAACCAAAAGAAATTGGATTTAGGAGAaagacataataataataataaaagaaagaaattttgGTTCTTTAGGAGGAGAAAGATTAACCTTTGCTTTTAAAGATCAAAACTTCAAAAGGAAATTTGATGCAATTTCGGTAGAATTTAGATGAAGAAGAAATTAGGGTTCTTCACTTGGGTTTGGTAAAAAACTGAGGAAGAATGGATATTACCGTTGGGTTATCTTgaagttaaatttttttattttttagggtGTTTTTAACGATTAAAAGAGAGCAAGGACGCACTCATAAACGTTGTCTAAGACGCGCAGCTGGCCAGGGCTTAAGAGGGAGTAAATAAATATTGTTTTAACAATAATGGGGTGTTAGGACAACTGTAAAATTTAAGTGTGTAAATAATTTTTCAGAACAAGTTAAATGGGGTATTTATgcattttctaaaaaatataatgTTGTTAAACTAACCAATAATGTAGCATTAAATAATATGAGGTGGATCTGATATGTTCCTCATGTGGGGGTGAGTAAGCAACACACACTATATATTTTGGTCGAGTTCAAGTGCCTAATTAAAACTTCGTGGAGTAAAAGAATCTGGAtatcaaaataaaacaaattgatATGCCTATTAGGCTATTCATCAAATAAAACATTGAGTTCATTAACGTGACTTTGTTCAAAATATAAGTACTTCAACTTCATCGAGTCCATATTTTGATGATCATTGAATTGTTGCGGGTCAGAGGCTTCTGTTTCACTAGGCCGATGCAATTACTATGTCATAAAATATTCTCTTGGTGGATTTCATATTCCAAAattttaatttaggaatttttgaatatttaataatttctttttttcaatgAATTAAAGAAGGGAAAGAGAACTTTAAACCCATTTGAATTAGCTTAAAAATAGTTGTTTTTTCGGCAAAAATATCTGTTAAGACAAAAAGCAATTTCTAAACAGTTTTAACTTATTGTAAATatgttttaatttttaaaagcCAATTCAAACATCcatagtaaataaaataatccctccGTTCAAATCTATGTGAACTTGTTTAATTGAagacggagtttaagaaaaaataaagacttttggaatttatgATCTTAAACAAATCAAAATGGAGCCCAGaatatttatgtggttataaaagcttctcgttAAGTATAGAATTGTAAGTTGCTAAATTGTTATCAAATTTATACCAAAAAAGTAAATAGCTTTTATCACACAGGTTACAAACTCAGCTCACTccaactgaaaaagaaaaagaacaataaACTAACATAACCTCCAGTcgtcactctctctctctctctcatctcTCAGTCCCATGGCTTCTCCATTTCCTTCTTCACTCATTTAACCCATTTTCCCTTCACTCCAAAATCCTCTTTCTCCGTGCTTCTTCATAATATAGTTTTTCTTCCATTCGGTCAAATGCCCGACAGAGATGGagctccaaatccaaatccgaacccTGACAAGCCGGAGAAACCTCCCTTGCTCAAGAAATCGAAAACCATCGCCGACAAAACACCTACCGTCGCCCACTTCCCGGGCCCACTTTTCCCCACCGTTCGTCGTGTCTCTTCTACTCCACTATCCTCCCCCCGCTTCTCCTCTGAATCTAATACATACTCCGCTCCTTCTACCTCCACATCAACTTCCGCATCCACGAGTGTTGATGCAAACTTCGGATTTGGTGATCGTGACTACGTTTATCCTTCTTTTCTGGGACCTCATACTGCTAGGAGTAGAGTCAACGTCAAGTCAACTTCCAAATCACAGAGGAATCAGCTGGAATTGTCGAAATTACCCGCTCGTAGCGAGTCTATGCCGTTGAATTTGACTAGTGACGAGGGTGGAGCTAAGGCTGAGCCGAAgatgaagccgaagccgaagccgaagctgaAAGCTGAGAGAGATTTGAATGCTTTGTCAATTCAAGTCTCGAATCCAGCTTCTTCTTCAGCTTTGTCATCAGAGTCTTCTACTTCAGCTAACTCCTCTAATGCTCGAAGAGCTTCTGGTCATAACAGTTCCTGGTTCCTTTTTTTGGTTTGTGTTTTTAATGCTTTTCCCATTCTATTTCCTATTGACTTCTTGCATTTCTGTTCGATTCCCCAGTAAGCGGGAAAAATTATAACCAAAATAACTTGCAGAAATGTGAAATCTAATACTCCCTGCGTCCTAATTTACATATGCAGTTTGACTGGGTATGAAGTTGaaggaagaaagaaagacttttgaaacttgtgaatttgtgtgactataaatcatctcattaagggtaaaataagaagtttaaaTCTACAatgtttctaaatatagaaatgtaTCTTTTTTTTGGGACACAGTAAAAAGGAAAGTGCATCACATAAATTGAGATAGAGGGAGTAATATTAAGTAGTGGCATAGTACTTCCTTGTTGTCCCATTCTATGTATCTTGTGTTTGACTGGATTAATTTGAAATGTTAGTTTGACTTATATGTAGTATTATGTAAATGATGTTGGAAAAACAATTAAAGTAATGGTCGAATTGTTAGTCTGGTAAAGATTGCCTCTAGTTTAAACCTTAAAATACGAATAGTTTAGCGAATTTGAATTCTTGAAAAGTATGAAATCTGTTAGAATGGAATGATGTCAAACATTTGAGACATCTCAAAAAGGAAAGATTTTTATAAATTGGATGGAGAGATTGCATAGTAGTGTAGTAGTATGTTTTAATGTTTTGGTTAATGGGAATTTTTTGCCCATTTAACCTTTTCTGGATATCAAACATTTCTGTTCTCTATGCGTTAGGTTTATGGTTCTTGTTTATAGTGTATTGACCAATTATTTCCCCTTATTGCAGCTTAAATTTGTTTGTACATTATCAGTATCTCACACATTATATTTGCAGAATGAAGTCTCTAAGCTTCAGGTATGCTCCCTAGTCCCCACAAACACTGCTAAATTCGCGAAGTCTTTTCCTCCGGTGTTCATTCAAAGTATAAACATAGTTTCCATTACTGTTTGTTGGAAGAAGCATGAATACTACTTATcgccaaaaataaagaaaagagccACTATTTATTGGAAGAAACCCTCAAATTTACTTAATTTCTTGCTTTCTTGTTGTCAGTAAATAGTTGGTTCTCAGTACGAAAGTTGAAGGTGAGGAATGGTTTGTTTGCAGGAGGAGAATGTTAGTCTTCGCAGAGTTTGTAGCCATGTTGATCTTGCCAGTGCTGGTATCACAGAGCTAGAAGAATTTAATTCACTAGTGTATTTTGGGAATGCTGACAGTAGAATAGTTGCTCTGTACATGGTGGTTTTCATCCTCGTTACTCCTTTTGTATTTTACAAATATCTTGACTCTCTTCCGAGAATAATTGATCTCTTAAAGAGGAAAACTACCAAAAAGGAGGAGGTTCCATTGAAGAAAAAGATTGCTTACATGGTGGATGTGTGTTTCTCAGTTTACCCTTATGCAAAGCTGCTTGCACTTCTCTTTGCCACTCTCTTTCTAATTGGTTATGGAGGATTGGCACTTTATGCCGTTGGTGATGGCAGCTTTACTGAAGCTCTTTGGCTTTCTTGGAGCTTCGTAGCAGACTCTGGAACCCATGCTGATATGGCTGGTGCAGGGCCAAGGATAGTTTCAGTTTTGATAACCTCAGGAGGCATGCTCATATTTGCTATGATGCTGGGGCTTGTTTCAGATGCTATTTCAGAAAAAGTGGATTCTTTACGGAAAGGAAAGAGTGAGGTGATTGAAAGTAATCACATTCTTATTCTTGGGTGGAGTGATAAATTGGTAAGTCTATAGTATCTCGCTTAAAATGTTGTGACTTTTTGGTATTATCTGGCTTTTGCTCTAAGATGCCTTTATTTGGGTAGGAAAAAGATAGAGATTGGATCTGGATTGATGTATATTGGATATGGGCAATCCGCAATCTATATCCATTCGAAATCCAATAGATTTATATGATCCATAAAAAAGTTTGGTCCAAATTCATCCTTTTCACAGTCCATTCGATTCAAACATATTGGACGCTGATGAATCGTTTGATTTAAATATATACAGTCACACACTCACACACATTGTCACCTGTATGGCTGTGCAACAAGGTTGTATGGTTGGACCCAAATCTTACATTGACTTGTAAATAATATAATCTAAGTTAGTGAGATTTATTCTTCGTAGATAATAGTTTGTTACAGAAATACATTTTACTTCTACTTTTGCCGTTTTCAGCTGTTAATTGAACTCTCTGTCTGGGTATTTAGTGCGGAATTCTTTTCCTACATGACTCGTAAAATGAAAATCTTGAATAAAGGTGCTTTTGGCAAGCAATATCAAGTAGGCTTGATATCGATTTGATTTATAAAATTACACTTTATAAAAAAAGAGACTTGATAtaggttttgttttcttttaataatagaacgacgaaagaaaaaaaagatagcAAGCCTACCTTATACAAGAAAGAATGACTTTTTAATTCTCATTACCTTCTCAATTATCTGGTAGTGTGAAGATCTGCAAATCGTCGATAGTAGGCTTGCAGGTAAGATAGTACCATTGAATCTTGAGAGATCTTGGTGGAGAAGAGCAAAGAGATACTTCTAGAATAGCTTTCAGATCGGACATATTTGTTTCCGTTAGCTGCAAACTTCACTTGGTGTTGCTTTCGCTATATGGAAGGAATTATCTGCTTTAATCATGActtttgatactgattatgacaCAGAGGGGTAAAGGTATTTTCTTATTACAGGGGTCACTTTTGAAGCAGCTAGCAATAGCAAACAAGAGCATTGGTGGTGGTGTTGTCGTTGTGCTTGCGGAAAGAGACAAAGAGGAGATGGAGATGGACATAGCAAAGTTAGAATTCGACTTCATGGGAACTTCAGTGATCTGCAGAAGTGGCAGTCCGCTAATACTTGCTGATTTGAAAAGGGTGCGAGAgcctatcttttttcttttccttgttgaCCCTGATACCCCCTCTTATCTTTTAATCGCATTT includes these proteins:
- the LOC107799596 gene encoding putative ion channel POLLUX isoform X1 translates to MPDRDGAPNPNPNPDKPEKPPLLKKSKTIADKTPTVAHFPGPLFPTVRRVSSTPLSSPRFSSESNTYSAPSTSTSTSASTSVDANFGFGDRDYVYPSFLGPHTARSRVNVKSTSKSQRNQLELSKLPARSESMPLNLTSDEGGAKAEPKMKPKPKPKLKAERDLNALSIQVSNPASSSALSSESSTSANSSNARRASGHNSSWFLFLLKFVCTLSVSHTLYLQNEVSKLQEENVSLRRVCSHVDLASAGITELEEFNSLVYFGNADSRIVALYMVVFILVTPFVFYKYLDSLPRIIDLLKRKTTKKEEVPLKKKIAYMVDVCFSVYPYAKLLALLFATLFLIGYGGLALYAVGDGSFTEALWLSWSFVADSGTHADMAGAGPRIVSVLITSGGMLIFAMMLGLVSDAISEKVDSLRKGKSEVIESNHILILGWSDKLGSLLKQLAIANKSIGGGVVVVLAERDKEEMEMDIAKLEFDFMGTSVICRSGSPLILADLKRVSVSKARGIIVLASDENADQSDARALRVVLSLTGVREGLRGHVVVEMSDLDNEPLVKLVGGELIETVVAHDVIGRLMIQCALQPGLAQIWEDILGFENAEFYIKRWPQLDGVPFEDVLVSFPDAIPCGVKVAADGGKIIINPDDRYVLKEGDEVLVIAEDDDTYAPGPLPEVNKGLFPRIADPPKYPERILFCGWRRDIDDMIMVLEALLAPGSELWMLNEVPEKDRERKLTDGGLDISGLENIKLVHHVGNAVIRRHLEGLPLETFDSILILADESVEDSIVHSDSRSLATLLLIRDIQSKRLPNKDSRSIPLRHSVFSQSSWIREMQQASDRSIIISEILDSRTRNLVSVSRISDYVLSNELVSMALAMVAEDKQINRVLEELFAEEGNELCIKPAEFYLYDQEELCFTDIMRRGRQRQEIVIGYRLAAAERAVINPAGKSEQRKWSLDDVFVVISSGK